A stretch of [Clostridium] scindens DNA encodes these proteins:
- a CDS encoding PucR family transcriptional regulator, with product MISNQILQNTIEGLKGITRIDFCVMDTDGKSLASTFSEQDNYEEEAVSFVESPADSQVVQGYQFFKIFDEHQLEYILLANGGSDDVYMVGKIAAFQIQNLLVAYKERFDKDNFIKNLLLDNLLLVDIYNRAKKLHIDTEVRRVIFIIETKHEKDSNALDNVRNLLGNRTKDFVTAVDEKNIIVVKELEPGDGHEELEKIAQNLYVLLKEDGEEEILIAYGTIVNDIKEVSKSYKEAKLALDVGKIFFGERSVIAYSALGIGRLIYQLPIPLCKMFIREIFEGKSPDDFDEETLTTINKFFENNLNVSETSRQLYIHRNTLVYRLDKLQKSTGLDLRVFEDAITFKIALMVVKYMKYMESLEY from the coding sequence ATGATATCTAATCAAATACTTCAAAATACGATTGAAGGATTGAAAGGGATTACACGAATTGACTTCTGCGTAATGGACACCGACGGTAAATCTCTTGCAAGTACATTTTCAGAACAGGACAACTATGAAGAAGAGGCAGTCTCCTTCGTAGAATCCCCGGCAGACAGTCAGGTTGTACAGGGATATCAGTTCTTTAAGATTTTTGACGAGCATCAGCTGGAATACATCCTGCTTGCCAATGGAGGCAGCGATGATGTATATATGGTAGGAAAGATTGCCGCGTTCCAGATTCAGAATCTTTTAGTGGCTTATAAAGAACGATTTGACAAGGACAATTTCATTAAGAACTTGCTGCTTGACAACCTGCTCTTAGTGGACATTTACAACCGTGCCAAAAAATTACATATTGACACAGAAGTGAGACGTGTTATCTTTATTATTGAGACAAAGCACGAAAAGGACAGCAATGCTCTCGACAATGTGCGCAATCTGCTGGGCAACCGGACGAAGGATTTCGTAACGGCAGTTGATGAGAAGAATATCATTGTCGTAAAGGAACTGGAGCCTGGCGACGGGCACGAGGAACTGGAGAAGATCGCGCAGAATTTGTATGTGCTCCTGAAGGAAGATGGAGAAGAAGAGATCCTGATCGCCTATGGAACCATAGTCAATGACATTAAGGAAGTGTCTAAGTCTTATAAGGAAGCGAAGCTTGCCCTGGACGTGGGCAAGATATTCTTCGGGGAGCGAAGCGTAATCGCTTACAGTGCTTTGGGAATCGGACGCCTGATATACCAGTTGCCGATTCCGCTATGCAAGATGTTCATACGTGAGATTTTTGAGGGGAAATCGCCAGATGATTTCGATGAAGAGACGTTGACTACCATTAACAAATTCTTCGAGAATAATCTGAACGTATCAGAAACATCCAGACAATTATATATTCACCGTAACACATTAGTATACCGGCTGGATAAGCTTCAGAAGAGCACGGGGCTAGATCTGCGCGTGTTTGAAGATGCCATTACATTCAAGATCGCACTTATGGTCGTGAAGTATATGAAGTACATGGAATCACTGGAGTATTAA
- the ftsE gene encoding cell division ATP-binding protein FtsE — MIELKEVTKEYSKGVAALNGVNLKVEQGEFVFIVGDSGSGKSTLIRLIMKELDPTSGTIIVNGQNLNRMKHRKIPMYRRGIGVVFQDFRLLKDRNIYDNIAFAQRVTETPTRIIKKKVPAALSLVGLAQKYKSYPKELSGGEQQRVAIARAIVNEPAILLADEPTGNLDPTNSWEIMKLLEEANDRGTTVLVVTHNQEIVNEMKKRVVTMKKGVIVSDEKKGGYNNEN; from the coding sequence ATGATTGAATTAAAAGAAGTAACGAAAGAGTACTCGAAAGGGGTTGCAGCCCTGAACGGCGTTAACCTGAAGGTTGAGCAGGGCGAATTTGTATTTATCGTAGGGGACAGCGGATCAGGAAAGTCTACGCTGATTCGTTTGATCATGAAGGAACTGGACCCTACCTCAGGAACGATTATCGTAAACGGACAGAACCTGAACCGGATGAAGCACAGGAAGATTCCGATGTACAGAAGAGGAATCGGAGTCGTATTCCAGGATTTCCGGCTTTTGAAGGACAGGAATATCTATGATAATATAGCATTTGCACAGCGCGTTACAGAGACGCCTACCCGAATCATCAAGAAAAAGGTGCCGGCGGCATTATCGCTGGTAGGGCTGGCCCAGAAGTACAAATCATATCCAAAGGAACTCTCCGGAGGAGAGCAGCAGCGTGTTGCCATCGCAAGAGCGATCGTGAATGAACCGGCAATCCTGCTGGCAGATGAGCCTACTGGCAACCTGGACCCGACAAATTCATGGGAGATTATGAAACTGTTGGAAGAGGCGAACGACAGGGGAACAACCGTATTGGTTGTTACGCATAACCAGGAGATTGTAAACGAGATGAAAAAGCGAGTTGTTACAATGAAGAAGGGAGTCATTGTAAGCGACGAGAAAAAAGGTGGGTATAATAATGAGAATTAG
- the ftsX gene encoding permease-like cell division protein FtsX codes for MRISTVGYSMKQGVKNIGRNKMFSIASIATMAACIFLFGLFYSIVINFNYIVEKAEEGVAITVFFEEDATQSQKDKIGDELKTADGVLEVNYISADEAWDKFKGDYFGESGDLAEGFKSDNPLANSDNYEVYMEDVSKQKDVVAFAEGLEGVRKVNKSDVVAKTLTSVNKLVGYVSVAIIAILLAVSIFLISNTVTMGITVRREEIAIMKYIGAKDGFVRAPFVIEGLIIGAVGAVIPLVMLYFMYDKAISYIMTRFSLLNNIVDFLPVATVYKTLLPVGIVLGVGIGFLGSFFTIRKHLKV; via the coding sequence ATGAGAATTAGTACAGTAGGATATTCGATGAAACAAGGGGTGAAGAACATTGGAAGAAACAAGATGTTCTCTATCGCATCCATTGCGACGATGGCAGCGTGTATCTTCCTGTTCGGCTTGTTCTACTCCATTGTCATCAACTTTAACTATATCGTGGAAAAAGCAGAAGAAGGGGTGGCGATCACCGTATTCTTTGAAGAGGATGCTACCCAGAGCCAGAAGGATAAGATTGGCGATGAGCTTAAGACGGCCGATGGCGTTCTTGAAGTAAACTATATCAGCGCGGATGAAGCGTGGGATAAGTTCAAGGGCGATTATTTCGGAGAGTCAGGAGATCTTGCGGAAGGATTCAAGAGCGACAATCCGCTGGCTAATTCTGACAACTATGAAGTCTATATGGAAGACGTATCCAAGCAGAAGGATGTCGTTGCATTTGCGGAAGGCCTGGAAGGGGTCCGCAAGGTCAACAAGTCGGATGTCGTGGCAAAGACGCTGACAAGCGTGAATAAATTAGTGGGCTACGTTTCCGTGGCAATCATTGCAATCCTGCTGGCAGTATCCATATTCCTGATCAGCAATACGGTCACCATGGGTATTACGGTAAGGCGCGAGGAGATAGCGATTATGAAATACATAGGCGCGAAGGATGGATTCGTCCGGGCGCCGTTCGTGATAGAAGGTCTGATCATCGGAGCGGTGGGGGCCGTGATTCCGCTGGTGATGCTGTACTTTATGTATGACAAGGCGATTTCCTACATCATGACCAGATTCAGCCTTCTGAATAATATTGTAGACTTCCTTCCAGTGGCAACCGTCTATAAGACACTGCTTCCGGTGGGAATCGTACTGGGAGTCGGTATCGGTTTCCTTGGAAGTTTCTTTACCATCCGTAAGCACTTGAAAGTATAA
- a CDS encoding murein hydrolase activator EnvC family protein codes for MIRGKRLISLLLALMLCLGLAIQANAADLSDTKKKAQELEEKKKAAEGEKASLEAQLSSIVSEMEDTKTKIDEKESEITEKEDELIQAKVDENDQYESMKKRIKYMYENGNSQFIEILCESKSIGDFLNNAEYITTISEYDRNMLVEFQEVVKKVEDQEAALKEEYAELETMQNDLIAKQDEVSGLMASKEDEISKLDSELGDTKDKLSQLEAAAAAAQRKQKEASGGGGGSAGAAVVTGNGTFTHPCPGYSYISSPFGYREQPLAGASTNHKGIDYAAGTGTPIYAAAAGTVVSAGYSGNAGKMIVINHGNGLTTYYMHCNDLYVSAGQSVSKGQNIAAVGTTGNSTGPHLHFQVNLNGTPVNPANYL; via the coding sequence ATGATACGAGGGAAGAGGTTGATAAGCCTTCTGCTGGCGCTTATGCTATGCTTAGGCCTGGCTATCCAGGCGAATGCGGCTGATCTTAGCGACACGAAGAAAAAGGCGCAGGAACTGGAAGAAAAAAAGAAAGCGGCGGAGGGCGAGAAGGCGTCTCTGGAGGCACAGTTAAGTTCGATTGTCTCGGAGATGGAGGATACCAAGACAAAGATCGACGAGAAAGAGTCTGAGATAACAGAGAAGGAAGACGAACTGATCCAGGCCAAAGTCGATGAGAACGACCAGTATGAAAGCATGAAGAAGAGAATCAAATATATGTATGAGAACGGCAATTCTCAGTTTATCGAGATATTGTGCGAGTCTAAGAGCATAGGGGATTTTCTTAACAATGCGGAGTATATTACGACCATTTCGGAATATGACCGGAATATGCTGGTAGAATTCCAGGAGGTCGTAAAGAAGGTGGAAGACCAGGAGGCTGCGCTCAAAGAAGAGTACGCAGAACTGGAGACGATGCAGAATGACCTGATCGCGAAGCAGGATGAAGTATCCGGCCTTATGGCCAGCAAAGAGGACGAGATCAGCAAGCTGGACAGCGAGCTGGGAGACACCAAGGATAAATTGTCCCAGCTGGAGGCGGCAGCGGCGGCAGCGCAGCGCAAGCAGAAAGAAGCGTCCGGAGGCGGAGGCGGTTCAGCCGGCGCGGCTGTAGTGACTGGCAATGGAACCTTTACCCATCCATGTCCGGGATATTCTTATATATCCAGTCCGTTTGGTTACAGGGAACAGCCACTGGCAGGCGCAAGCACAAACCATAAAGGCATCGATTACGCGGCAGGAACCGGAACCCCGATCTATGCGGCGGCAGCAGGGACGGTTGTCTCAGCAGGATACAGCGGGAATGCAGGAAAGATGATCGTTATCAACCATGGGAACGGATTGACGACGTATTACATGCATTGCAATGACCTGTATGTAAGCGCGGGGCAGTCAGTCAGCAAAGGACAGAACATTGCGGCTGTAGGAACAACCGGCAATTCTACTGGACCGCATCTTCATTTCCAGGTAAACTTAAATGGCACACCGGTTAATCCGGCAAATTATCTATAA
- a CDS encoding S41 family peptidase, with translation MKNKKGFLQGALCGALAMLLVAGLVSCGLKMKDSGSGKDAVDSSTQKKVSELKELIDQNYMGDVDEKQLEEGIYKGFISGLDDPYSVYYDEEETKSLYETTEGEYQGIGAVLSQNMNTGIITLVQIYDDSPAMKAGLKDNDILYKVNGEEVTGVELTEVVSHIKGEKGTTVEMTVLRGADNEEVTVTATRDTVEAQTVKYRMMDGQIGYVSVSEFDSVTYDQYQKALKDLEGQGMKGLVVDLRNNPGGNLNTVCDMLDLMLPKGLIVYTEDKDGNRQEASSDDENQFTLPLAVLVNGNSASASEIYAGAIQDYGIGDIVGTQTYGKGVVQQIFDLKDDTCVKLTIAKYFTPKGRSINGKGITPDVEVEYEADENNPEADNQLDKAVETIKNKL, from the coding sequence ATGAAAAACAAAAAAGGATTTTTGCAGGGGGCGCTTTGTGGCGCCCTTGCTATGTTATTGGTGGCAGGGCTTGTATCCTGCGGATTAAAAATGAAGGATAGCGGCAGCGGGAAAGACGCTGTCGATAGCAGCACGCAGAAGAAAGTATCGGAACTAAAGGAGTTGATCGATCAGAATTACATGGGCGATGTAGATGAAAAGCAATTGGAAGAAGGCATCTACAAAGGCTTCATCAGTGGACTGGATGATCCCTATTCCGTATACTATGACGAGGAAGAGACCAAATCCCTTTATGAGACCACCGAGGGAGAGTATCAGGGAATCGGCGCAGTGCTGAGCCAGAATATGAACACCGGCATCATCACCTTGGTGCAGATCTATGATGATTCTCCTGCGATGAAGGCAGGGCTTAAGGATAACGATATTCTCTACAAGGTAAATGGGGAGGAAGTTACCGGCGTAGAACTGACGGAGGTCGTCTCCCATATAAAGGGGGAAAAGGGTACGACGGTAGAGATGACGGTGCTGCGAGGCGCTGACAATGAAGAAGTGACGGTAACCGCTACCCGGGATACGGTCGAGGCCCAGACGGTCAAGTACCGGATGATGGATGGCCAGATCGGGTATGTATCGGTCTCTGAATTTGACAGCGTCACCTATGACCAGTATCAGAAGGCTCTTAAAGACTTAGAAGGCCAGGGGATGAAGGGGCTGGTAGTGGATCTGCGCAACAATCCCGGAGGCAATCTGAATACCGTCTGCGACATGCTGGATTTGATGCTGCCCAAAGGGCTGATCGTATACACGGAAGATAAGGACGGCAATCGGCAGGAGGCCTCATCCGATGATGAGAACCAGTTCACGCTGCCGCTGGCAGTATTGGTAAATGGCAATAGCGCCAGCGCTTCCGAAATCTATGCAGGCGCCATTCAGGATTACGGAATCGGAGATATTGTTGGAACCCAGACGTACGGAAAGGGCGTGGTACAGCAGATCTTTGACCTGAAGGATGATACTTGCGTGAAACTGACCATTGCAAAATACTTTACGCCTAAGGGGAGAAGTATTAACGGTAAAGGAATCACCCCCGACGTAGAGGTTGAGTATGAGGCGGATGAGAATAATCCGGAAGCCGACAATCAGCTGGATAAGGCCGTGGAAACGATAAAAAACAAACTGTAA
- a CDS encoding dihydroorotase: MTILIKNGHVVDPLTRMDGDYDVLIEDNRIKKVAATIEEEAGQVIDAEGCYVMPGFIDLHVHFRDPGLEYKETLKTGGAAAVRGGVTTVCAMPNTKPVIDDGAKVRDVHERAKKDSLANVIQIGAVTKEQKGKELADIEGMAREGCHAISEDGKSVMDASLYRKGMKAAKACGISVFAHCEDINMVEGGVMNADENARRLGMKGITNSVEDVIVARDILLAKETGVRLHLCHCSTADSVEMIRLAKEEGLPVTGEVCPHHFTLCTDDIKEDDGNYKMNPPLRSKKDVEALRKGLADGVMDVIATDHAPHSEEEKNQSMEKAFFGIVGLETSAALTYTELVKPGILSIMDMAEKMSFNPAKILGLEEKGSVSEGKIADIVIFDPDKSYAIDKNTFASKGKNTPFDGYPVTGKVRYTLVDGRIVYKDEKN; the protein is encoded by the coding sequence ATGACGATATTAATTAAAAATGGACATGTCGTTGATCCGCTTACAAGGATGGACGGAGACTACGATGTGCTGATTGAAGATAACCGAATCAAGAAGGTTGCGGCAACGATAGAGGAAGAGGCAGGGCAGGTCATCGACGCGGAGGGCTGCTATGTTATGCCAGGGTTCATAGACTTGCATGTGCACTTCAGAGATCCGGGACTGGAGTATAAAGAGACGCTCAAGACCGGGGGCGCGGCGGCCGTAAGAGGCGGCGTCACGACGGTGTGCGCCATGCCCAACACTAAGCCTGTCATTGACGATGGAGCCAAAGTCAGAGATGTGCATGAAAGGGCAAAAAAGGACTCTCTTGCAAATGTGATTCAGATCGGCGCAGTGACAAAAGAGCAGAAGGGGAAGGAACTGGCGGATATTGAGGGGATGGCGAGGGAAGGATGCCATGCCATCAGCGAAGATGGGAAGTCGGTAATGGATGCCTCCCTCTACAGAAAGGGAATGAAGGCAGCCAAAGCATGTGGAATCTCGGTTTTTGCCCACTGTGAGGATATCAACATGGTGGAAGGCGGCGTGATGAACGCGGATGAGAATGCGAGACGTCTGGGAATGAAAGGAATCACCAACTCCGTGGAGGATGTGATCGTGGCAAGGGATATCCTGCTGGCGAAGGAGACCGGCGTGCGGCTTCATCTGTGCCACTGCTCTACAGCGGACAGCGTGGAGATGATCCGCCTGGCCAAGGAAGAGGGGCTGCCGGTTACCGGCGAAGTGTGCCCGCATCATTTTACCTTGTGCACAGATGATATCAAGGAAGATGATGGAAATTATAAGATGAATCCGCCGCTTAGAAGCAAAAAGGATGTGGAAGCATTGAGAAAAGGGCTGGCGGACGGCGTTATGGATGTCATAGCTACCGATCATGCCCCCCACTCGGAGGAAGAGAAGAACCAGTCCATGGAAAAGGCATTCTTTGGAATCGTTGGGCTGGAGACGTCTGCGGCGCTGACTTATACGGAATTAGTAAAGCCGGGCATTCTTAGCATCATGGATATGGCGGAAAAGATGAGTTTCAATCCGGCGAAGATACTGGGGCTTGAGGAGAAAGGCTCTGTATCCGAGGGGAAGATTGCGGATATTGTGATCTTTGATCCGGACAAGTCCTACGCCATTGATAAGAATACCTTTGCGTCCAAAGGAAAGAATACGCCGTTTGACGGCTATCCAGTGACAGGGAAAGTAAGGTATACGCTGGTCGATGGCAGAATCGTGTACAAAGATGAGAAAAACTAG
- the pyrF gene encoding orotidine-5'-phosphate decarboxylase: MINQLIANIKKTEAPIVVGLDPMLNYIPEQVQKKAFAEFGETLEGAAEAIWQFNKEIVDKTYDLIPAVKPQIAMYEQFGIPGLAAFKKTVDYCKEKGLVVIGDIKRGDIGSTSAAYATGHIGRVQVGDKAYAPFDEDFVTVNPYLGSDGVNPFLDVCKKEKKGIFVLVKTSNPSSGEFQDQLIDGRPLYELVGEKVAAWGEEVMGDAYSYVGAVVGATYPEMGKVLRKIMPKAYILVPGYGAQGGKGKDLVHFFNEDGLGAIVNSSRGIIAAYKQEKYQSFGPENFGDASRAAVEDMVKDIKGALESRA; the protein is encoded by the coding sequence TTGATTAACCAGTTGATTGCAAATATAAAAAAGACGGAAGCCCCCATCGTTGTCGGGCTGGATCCAATGCTAAATTATATCCCGGAACAGGTACAGAAGAAAGCCTTCGCAGAATTCGGCGAGACGCTTGAGGGGGCAGCGGAAGCGATCTGGCAGTTTAATAAGGAGATCGTTGATAAGACCTATGACCTGATACCGGCGGTAAAGCCGCAGATCGCCATGTATGAGCAGTTCGGGATCCCGGGGCTTGCGGCTTTTAAAAAGACGGTAGATTACTGTAAGGAAAAGGGCCTGGTCGTCATCGGCGATATCAAGAGAGGCGATATCGGCTCCACATCAGCCGCTTATGCCACGGGACATATTGGCAGGGTGCAGGTTGGGGACAAGGCCTATGCGCCGTTTGATGAGGATTTCGTGACGGTAAATCCGTATCTTGGATCGGATGGAGTGAATCCGTTCCTGGATGTATGCAAGAAAGAGAAAAAGGGCATCTTCGTGCTGGTCAAGACGTCCAATCCTTCCAGCGGAGAGTTCCAGGATCAGCTGATCGATGGCCGCCCGCTCTATGAACTCGTGGGCGAGAAAGTGGCAGCATGGGGTGAAGAAGTCATGGGAGATGCTTACAGTTATGTGGGCGCCGTAGTAGGGGCAACCTATCCCGAGATGGGAAAGGTGCTCAGAAAGATCATGCCGAAAGCCTATATCCTCGTGCCGGGGTATGGCGCGCAGGGCGGAAAAGGAAAGGACCTGGTACATTTCTTTAATGAAGATGGGCTGGGAGCAATCGTCAACTCCTCCAGGGGAATCATAGCCGCCTATAAGCAGGAGAAATATCAATCCTTCGGTCCGGAGAACTTCGGGGATGCCTCCAGGGCAGCCGTGGAGGACATGGTAAAGGATATCAAGGGTGCCTTGGAGAGCCGCGCATAA
- a CDS encoding dihydroorotate dehydrogenase electron transfer subunit, whose translation MSKYKEQATVVSQERIATDIYSLWIQTENIAAEAGPGQFLSVYTRDESKLLPRPISICEIDKAKGYIRLVYRVTGKGTGTQQFAALKEGDQVSVMGPLGNGFLTDCTKKAFLIGGGIGIPPMLELAKQLDCEKQIVAGYRDELFLTEELKEYGSVYVATEDGSSGTKGNVLDAIRENGLDAEIIYACGPTPMLRALKAYAEEKNIPCYLSLEERMACGIGACLACVCQSKEVDGHSHVHNKRVCKDGPVFLSTEVEL comes from the coding sequence ATGAGCAAGTATAAAGAACAGGCGACCGTCGTCTCGCAGGAGAGAATCGCGACAGATATCTACAGCCTGTGGATTCAGACGGAGAATATTGCCGCAGAGGCAGGACCGGGACAATTTCTGTCCGTATATACCAGAGATGAGAGCAAGCTGCTTCCCCGTCCCATCAGTATCTGCGAGATTGATAAGGCTAAGGGCTATATCCGGCTGGTATACCGGGTGACCGGTAAAGGAACAGGGACGCAGCAGTTTGCGGCACTGAAGGAAGGCGACCAGGTTTCAGTCATGGGACCTCTGGGAAATGGATTCTTAACGGATTGCACGAAGAAGGCATTTCTGATCGGCGGAGGAATTGGAATACCGCCGATGCTGGAACTGGCAAAGCAGCTAGACTGCGAGAAACAGATTGTAGCAGGATACCGGGACGAATTATTCCTGACAGAAGAACTAAAAGAATACGGCAGCGTCTATGTGGCTACGGAAGACGGAAGTTCTGGGACCAAGGGAAATGTACTGGATGCCATCCGTGAGAACGGGCTGGATGCAGAGATTATCTATGCCTGCGGACCGACGCCAATGCTCCGGGCACTGAAGGCGTATGCCGAGGAAAAGAATATTCCATGCTATCTATCTTTGGAAGAACGGATGGCCTGCGGCATCGGCGCTTGTCTTGCATGCGTGTGCCAGTCCAAGGAAGTGGATGGCCACAGCCATGTGCATAATAAGCGGGTCTGCAAGGACGGGCCGGTATTCTTGTCTACGGAGGTGGAATTATAA
- a CDS encoding dihydroorotate dehydrogenase produces the protein MDTRINLAGVEFKNPVMTASGTFGSGEEYSEFVDLNRLGAVVTKGVANVPWPGNATPRIAETKCGMMNAIGLQNPGIDVFCQRDIPFLKQFDTRIIVNVCGRTTEDYCEVVERLADEAVDMLEINISCPNVKEGGIAFGQNPKAVEAITAEVKKRARQPVIMKLSPNVTDITETAKAAEAGGADALSLINTLTGMKIDIHKRAFALANKTGGLSGPAIKPIAVRMVYQVANAVKLPIIGMGGIATAEDAIEFLLAGATAVSVGTANFFNPAATIEVTEGIKQYMKQYGFARVEDMVGIVK, from the coding sequence ATGGATACGAGAATTAATCTTGCTGGTGTAGAGTTTAAGAATCCGGTCATGACAGCATCCGGAACCTTTGGATCCGGGGAAGAGTATAGCGAATTCGTAGATCTTAACAGGCTGGGAGCCGTTGTCACCAAAGGCGTGGCCAATGTGCCATGGCCGGGAAATGCCACGCCCAGGATCGCGGAGACAAAATGCGGCATGATGAATGCCATCGGACTGCAGAATCCGGGAATCGACGTATTCTGCCAGCGGGACATCCCGTTCCTTAAGCAGTTTGACACCAGGATCATCGTGAATGTCTGCGGACGGACAACGGAAGATTATTGCGAAGTGGTGGAACGCCTTGCCGATGAAGCAGTGGATATGCTGGAGATCAACATTTCCTGCCCGAATGTAAAAGAAGGAGGCATTGCTTTCGGACAGAATCCCAAGGCGGTCGAGGCAATTACCGCGGAGGTGAAGAAACGGGCCAGGCAGCCGGTGATCATGAAGCTTAGCCCCAATGTAACAGACATTACAGAGACTGCAAAAGCAGCAGAGGCAGGCGGAGCAGACGCACTTTCCCTGATCAACACGCTGACCGGGATGAAGATTGACATTCATAAGCGGGCATTTGCCCTGGCCAACAAGACCGGGGGACTATCGGGTCCGGCGATCAAGCCGATTGCCGTCAGAATGGTCTATCAGGTGGCCAATGCGGTGAAGCTTCCGATCATCGGAATGGGCGGAATTGCTACGGCTGAAGATGCAATAGAATTCCTTCTTGCAGGGGCCACGGCGGTTTCCGTGGGAACAGCCAATTTCTTCAATCCTGCCGCGACCATAGAAGTGACGGAAGGAATAAAGCAGTATATGAAGCAGTATGGATTTGCCCGTGTTGAGGATATGGTTGGCATTGTTAAATAG
- the pyrE gene encoding orotate phosphoribosyltransferase, translated as MEQYKQEFIEFMIDCEVLKFGDFVTKSGRNTPFFVNTGFYRTGAQLRKLGEYYAKAIESKFGFDFDVLFGPAYKGIPLTVATTMAISQFYDKDIKYCSNRKEVKDHGDKGILLGSPIADGDKVVIIEDVTTAGTSIQETLPIIKAQGDVTVAGLVVSVDRMERGQGEKSALAEIEEKYGLKTTAIVTMAEVVEHLYNKPYKGKIIIDDTLKAAIDTYYKQYGVK; from the coding sequence ATGGAACAGTATAAACAGGAATTTATTGAATTCATGATTGACTGCGAAGTATTAAAATTCGGAGACTTTGTTACCAAGAGCGGAAGGAACACGCCATTTTTCGTAAATACAGGATTTTACCGCACAGGAGCGCAGCTTCGCAAATTAGGTGAGTACTATGCCAAAGCGATAGAAAGCAAGTTCGGCTTTGACTTTGACGTGCTGTTTGGGCCGGCCTATAAGGGGATTCCGTTGACGGTGGCGACGACGATGGCGATCAGCCAGTTCTATGACAAGGATATCAAGTATTGCTCCAACCGGAAAGAGGTCAAGGACCATGGCGACAAAGGAATCCTTCTTGGAAGTCCCATTGCCGATGGAGACAAGGTTGTAATCATTGAAGACGTGACGACTGCCGGAACCTCTATTCAGGAGACGCTGCCGATCATCAAGGCACAGGGAGACGTAACCGTCGCGGGCCTGGTCGTTTCCGTAGACCGTATGGAGCGGGGACAGGGAGAGAAGAGCGCGCTGGCTGAGATTGAAGAAAAATACGGACTTAAGACAACGGCTATCGTAACGATGGCGGAAGTGGTAGAACATCTGTACAATAAGCCATATAAAGGAAAAATTATTATTGATGATACATTAAAAGCAGCAATTGACACATATTATAAACAGTATGGCGTGAAATAA
- a CDS encoding VanZ family protein, whose protein sequence is MNSKSRKRIRILGKILFVLYIIFIIYFLIFSDWYGRTGEMQEYHYNLVLFKEIKRFWEYRDQVGMFAMFTNLFGNVIIFMPFGFFMPMASKYRSLFSTVFYSFGLSLCVETFQLVTKVGSFDVDDLLLNTIGGLAGYILFIICAAIRRRHVYKKKNNHRRR, encoded by the coding sequence TTGAATTCAAAGAGCAGAAAAAGAATCCGTATTCTCGGAAAGATATTGTTCGTACTGTATATTATATTTATTATTTACTTTCTGATATTTTCCGATTGGTACGGACGCACGGGAGAGATGCAGGAGTACCATTATAATCTTGTGCTCTTTAAAGAAATAAAAAGATTCTGGGAGTATAGGGACCAGGTTGGCATGTTTGCCATGTTTACCAACCTGTTTGGAAACGTTATTATCTTTATGCCGTTTGGATTCTTTATGCCGATGGCCAGCAAATACAGAAGCTTATTCTCGACGGTGTTCTACAGTTTCGGTCTAAGCCTCTGCGTAGAGACGTTCCAGCTGGTCACAAAGGTAGGAAGTTTTGATGTGGATGACCTTCTGCTCAATACGATTGGGGGACTGGCAGGCTACATCTTATTCATAATTTGCGCGGCAATAAGGAGAAGACATGTTTATAAAAAGAAAAATAACCACAGAAGAAGATAG
- a CDS encoding DUF6142 family protein, with protein sequence MFIKRKITTEEDRAKAIAKAREKQRKKMIKTKYGQAPLRHSKKGVYSCFYAVVVFILLVLMLIIAFASKGEVNILIGFIGLGTLALSFMGLLLGVRGFRERDKNYITCKVGIGANAAFLLGLTAIFIRGLF encoded by the coding sequence ATGTTTATAAAAAGAAAAATAACCACAGAAGAAGATAGGGCAAAAGCCATCGCAAAGGCCAGGGAAAAGCAGAGAAAGAAAATGATCAAGACCAAGTATGGCCAGGCGCCTCTTCGGCATTCAAAGAAGGGGGTATATTCCTGCTTTTACGCAGTGGTCGTGTTTATCCTGCTGGTTCTCATGCTGATCATCGCATTTGCAAGCAAGGGCGAGGTGAATATCCTGATAGGATTCATCGGCCTAGGCACGCTGGCGCTATCCTTTATGGGCCTGCTGCTGGGCGTGCGGGGCTTCCGGGAAAGAGATAAGAATTACATAACGTGCAAGGTGGGGATTGGCGCCAATGCGGCCTTCCTCCTTGGACTGACTGCAATATTCATCAGGGGGCTGTTTTAA